A stretch of Kaistella flava (ex Peng et al. 2021) DNA encodes these proteins:
- a CDS encoding glycosyltransferase — MRQALVTISIPLFKCEDFLVKCLDSVRNQTYTDLEVTLINDQTPDNSVEIAEKYIKEYRLKNWKILHLEKNSGLSVVRNKGIDTAEGKYLFFLDSDDTITPNCIETLVEISERTGAEMTISQLECEQLESGEKSICIKIQSEKEIITGNDKIMSAFANSELVTYAVNKLFIVDFIRRNKINFIPGLFAQDELWTFHFMLKLNKIAIHKGITYTYFLHQKSVIHNRDKKHFDNWATIIGYFDAALKSENHQEIKALIRTHIINYKTMTLIMNWKAKKEDSSWIYSFNLYKKYPNLRFRDYFRSNYTFETKKKAVKLELPTSIAMRLFKYMYYR, encoded by the coding sequence ATGCGCCAAGCCTTAGTTACAATCTCAATTCCACTCTTTAAATGTGAAGATTTTTTGGTAAAATGCTTGGATTCGGTAAGAAATCAGACCTACACTGATTTGGAAGTGACATTAATCAATGATCAAACTCCAGATAATAGTGTTGAAATTGCTGAAAAATATATCAAAGAATACCGTTTGAAAAATTGGAAAATTCTTCATTTAGAAAAAAATTCCGGTTTGTCGGTTGTTCGAAATAAGGGAATCGATACGGCAGAGGGTAAGTATCTTTTTTTTCTTGATAGTGATGATACGATTACTCCTAATTGTATTGAAACCTTAGTTGAAATTTCAGAAAGAACGGGTGCAGAAATGACAATCTCTCAGCTAGAATGCGAGCAACTGGAATCTGGCGAAAAATCAATTTGTATAAAAATACAATCTGAGAAGGAAATTATTACAGGAAACGATAAAATAATGAGTGCTTTTGCAAATTCCGAGTTGGTTACTTATGCCGTTAACAAATTATTTATTGTTGATTTTATTCGGAGAAATAAAATCAATTTTATCCCAGGACTATTTGCACAAGATGAGTTATGGACTTTTCATTTCATGTTGAAATTAAATAAAATTGCGATTCATAAAGGGATTACTTATACCTATTTTCTACATCAAAAATCAGTAATTCATAATCGTGATAAAAAGCATTTTGATAATTGGGCTACGATCATTGGCTATTTTGATGCGGCGTTGAAATCTGAAAATCATCAAGAAATCAAGGCTTTGATTCGAACACATATCATCAATTACAAAACCATGACGCTAATTATGAACTGGAAAGCTAAGAAAGAAGATTCCTCTTGGATATACAGTTTTAATCTTTACAAGAAATATCCTAATTTAAGATTTCGAGATTATTTCAGATCAAATTATACTTTTGAAACAAAGAAAAAAGCAGTTAAATTAGAACTTCCTACTTCCATCGCAATGCGACTTTTTAAATATATGTATTACCGGTAA
- a CDS encoding glycosyltransferase family 2 protein, which produces MLFSILIANYNNWKYFQECYQSILNQSFQNFEIVIVDDCSTDNSYKQLELLSHKDSKIKLFRNLKNEGVGYTKAKCVENANGEILGFLDPDDSIFENAIERSLEEYSKDNSVSATYSQIILCDDYMKPLNVYSRTRKIKNNNNFFFNINNEVSHFFTFKKSIYQNTVGINKTLALSEDFDMYLKIYEKGKLQYIEEPLYLYRLHSKGISQDKSKKKKLTENWNKVLYETCLRREITQIGNYKITQESNLSKIIFESENNLISKVKRYLKIN; this is translated from the coding sequence ATGCTATTTTCAATTCTTATTGCAAATTATAATAACTGGAAATATTTTCAGGAATGCTATCAGAGTATTTTAAATCAATCTTTTCAGAATTTTGAAATTGTAATCGTTGATGACTGCTCTACGGATAATTCATATAAGCAACTTGAATTATTATCTCACAAAGATTCGAAAATTAAACTGTTTCGCAATTTGAAAAATGAAGGTGTAGGTTATACTAAAGCAAAATGTGTAGAAAATGCAAATGGAGAAATACTTGGCTTTTTAGATCCTGATGATTCTATATTTGAAAATGCTATCGAGAGAAGTTTAGAAGAGTATTCCAAAGATAATAGTGTCAGTGCAACTTACTCGCAAATAATTTTGTGTGACGATTATATGAAGCCTTTAAACGTTTATTCTCGTACCCGAAAAATTAAAAATAATAATAATTTTTTTTTCAACATCAATAATGAAGTTTCCCATTTTTTCACTTTTAAGAAAAGTATTTATCAAAATACAGTTGGGATTAATAAAACTCTGGCTTTATCTGAAGATTTTGACATGTATTTAAAAATATATGAAAAGGGGAAACTTCAATATATTGAAGAACCTCTATATTTATATCGTTTACATAGTAAAGGAATCTCACAAGATAAGTCTAAGAAAAAGAAACTCACTGAAAACTGGAATAAAGTTTTATATGAAACATGTTTAAGGAGAGAAATCACGCAAATAGGGAATTACAAAATAACACAAGAGTCAAATTTATCAAAGATTATCTTTGAATCGGAAAATAATTTAATTTCGAAAGTTAAACGATATTTAAAAATTAATTAA
- a CDS encoding glycosyltransferase family 2 protein yields the protein MQLTIFTPTYNRAYILETLFQSLLKQTVRDFEWLIIDDGSIDNTAELVAKFIGEADFPIQYIKQENQGKHIAINVAASNSNADYILTIDSDDYLSPNCVGICKELVLEIAEDNKFAGFTFILATEKVNLDCGTYGHQRWLQGQTCDWGFQGEMNFVLQTRVMREFPFPSFHGENFCQESVLLNRILQRYKILFTDHVLAFGEYLEDGLSQNLYQRLLDNPNYSMLSLKTKLAMVKTDEEKMQLTKSYWDIALKTNQSKIKSFLDFPLLLNLLYFKYRILQKF from the coding sequence ATGCAATTAACTATTTTCACTCCTACATACAACCGTGCGTATATTTTAGAAACACTTTTCCAAAGTCTTTTAAAGCAGACGGTGCGAGATTTCGAATGGTTGATAATAGATGATGGCTCCATTGATAATACAGCTGAATTGGTTGCAAAATTTATTGGAGAAGCAGATTTTCCTATTCAATATATTAAACAGGAAAACCAAGGTAAACATATTGCTATTAATGTAGCCGCATCAAATTCAAACGCAGATTACATTCTGACGATTGATAGTGATGATTATCTATCACCAAATTGTGTTGGAATCTGTAAAGAATTAGTATTGGAGATTGCAGAAGATAATAAGTTTGCTGGGTTTACTTTTATTCTCGCCACAGAAAAAGTTAATTTAGATTGTGGTACTTATGGACATCAAAGATGGCTTCAAGGACAAACATGTGATTGGGGATTTCAAGGAGAGATGAATTTTGTTTTGCAAACGAGAGTTATGCGGGAATTTCCGTTTCCATCTTTTCACGGAGAAAATTTTTGCCAGGAATCGGTTCTATTAAATAGAATCCTTCAACGTTACAAAATTCTTTTTACCGATCACGTTTTGGCTTTCGGTGAATATTTAGAAGATGGTTTGAGTCAAAACCTTTATCAGCGATTGTTGGATAATCCGAATTATTCAATGCTCTCTTTAAAAACGAAGCTTGCAATGGTAAAAACGGATGAAGAAAAAATGCAGTTGACGAAAAGTTATTGGGATATTGCTTTGAAAACGAATCAATCAAAGATTAAGTCCTTCTTGGACTTTCCACTTTTATTGAATTTACTCTATTTTAAATATCGCATTCTTCAAAAGTTTTAA
- a CDS encoding glycosyltransferase family 2 protein: protein MNPQVSIITTFYNSVSLGDFVNKSMDSLLNQSYRNIEFICVNDGSKDDTLNQLLTYQKKDDRIKIVNKENEGTAQYAKAAGQDVATGAYIMLFDHDDSISSDAVEKAVQEFIKNPELDMVGMTVKTVFSDGKIKNIYALDELLENVDEYKSHLITGSDALQKTIGRYDIHFRGFYRKDLFKKVSFRFTERLLNADEIVERQLLQYAHKIGTCNGIYTHYIFLNSSAKSFNLKKIDIVSTDLYMRDFAKKLNLYESRKAIFESVAYKNFIDAIKVYQHFKPTLSAEQNEFYNNRLKSAFDGLDKKTVLGTYRGFTKVYNQILLSNFSLLNQFYKIKK, encoded by the coding sequence ATGAATCCACAAGTCAGCATTATCACCACCTTTTACAATTCAGTTTCTCTGGGCGATTTTGTCAATAAATCGATGGACTCCCTTCTTAATCAATCTTATAGAAATATTGAATTCATTTGTGTAAATGATGGTTCTAAAGATGATACTCTAAATCAACTTTTGACCTATCAGAAAAAAGACGATCGAATTAAAATCGTCAATAAGGAAAATGAGGGAACCGCACAATATGCAAAAGCGGCAGGACAAGATGTTGCAACTGGCGCTTACATCATGCTTTTTGATCATGATGATTCTATTTCTTCCGATGCAGTTGAAAAAGCAGTTCAGGAATTTATAAAAAATCCAGAATTGGATATGGTTGGAATGACTGTGAAAACAGTATTTAGCGATGGTAAAATAAAAAACATTTACGCTTTGGATGAATTATTAGAAAATGTCGACGAATATAAGTCTCATTTGATTACAGGTTCTGACGCACTTCAAAAAACAATCGGCCGATATGATATTCATTTTCGTGGTTTTTATCGCAAAGACCTCTTTAAGAAAGTTTCGTTTCGATTTACAGAACGACTATTAAATGCAGACGAAATTGTAGAACGACAACTTTTGCAATATGCTCATAAAATAGGAACTTGCAACGGAATTTACACCCACTATATTTTTCTAAATTCTTCCGCGAAGTCTTTTAACTTAAAAAAAATAGACATCGTATCCACAGATCTTTACATGAGAGATTTTGCTAAAAAACTCAACTTATATGAAAGTAGGAAAGCAATTTTTGAAAGCGTTGCTTATAAAAACTTTATCGATGCCATCAAAGTTTATCAGCACTTTAAACCAACGCTTTCAGCGGAACAAAATGAATTTTATAACAATAGACTAAAAAGCGCTTTCGACGGTTTAGATAAAAAAACAGTCTTAGGAACCTACAGAGGTTTTACAAAAGTTTACAATCAAATTCTACTTTCTAATTTTTCTTTACTCAATCAATTTTATAAAATTAAAAAGTAA
- a CDS encoding glycosyltransferase family 8 protein: MKLLPIVFTCDDHYFKYASVVICSIIKNSDRNTKYEINILSEFISDENRALANKMIHSFSNFSISYHILKIENPEEYHLNSYMSLSTYYRFFIFDLLKNYERVLYLDSDLIVDNDISFYADIDFENKAAISSLSIYVQNLLIKNIKHDFTRDYFLNVLLMKDYNEYFNAGVILFNIKLIREQNIDQKFFDAIKAIKNPIFQDQDILNSVLSNNGGVKLISKEYNFTSGMKLTMPRLLVNAISYQLGNKKRNKWFTIYHYVGKIKPWQQYNSDSSLFFYYAYKTLFIKDILQSNKIVFKNSQKIKLWLISKF; encoded by the coding sequence ATGAAACTTTTACCCATCGTTTTTACTTGTGATGATCATTATTTTAAATATGCAAGCGTTGTTATTTGTTCTATCATCAAAAATAGTGATCGCAACACCAAATATGAAATTAATATTCTCTCAGAGTTTATTTCTGACGAAAACAGAGCATTAGCAAATAAGATGATACATTCATTTTCTAATTTTTCTATATCATATCATATTCTTAAAATTGAAAATCCAGAAGAATATCACTTAAATTCATATATGTCTCTGAGTACTTACTATCGATTTTTTATATTTGACTTGCTGAAAAATTACGAAAGAGTCCTTTATCTTGATAGTGATTTAATCGTTGATAACGATATTTCCTTTTATGCCGACATTGATTTTGAAAATAAAGCTGCAATCTCGAGCCTCAGTATTTATGTTCAAAATTTACTTATAAAAAATATCAAACATGATTTCACGCGAGATTACTTTTTAAACGTGCTATTGATGAAAGATTACAATGAGTATTTTAATGCAGGTGTCATTTTATTTAATATCAAGTTAATCAGAGAGCAAAATATAGATCAAAAATTCTTTGACGCAATTAAAGCAATCAAAAATCCGATCTTTCAAGATCAGGATATTCTCAATTCAGTTTTAAGTAATAATGGTGGAGTCAAGTTAATTTCTAAAGAATACAATTTTACAAGTGGGATGAAGTTAACGATGCCAAGATTACTCGTAAATGCTATTTCATATCAATTAGGAAATAAGAAAAGAAATAAGTGGTTTACCATCTATCACTACGTCGGCAAAATAAAACCTTGGCAACAATATAATTCAGACTCTTCTCTGTTTTTTTACTACGCTTATAAAACACTATTTATAAAAGATATTCTACAATCTAACAAAATAGTTTTTAAAAATTCTCAAAAAATAAAACTTTGGTTGATTAGTAAATTCTAG
- a CDS encoding glycosyltransferase family 4 protein codes for MTKKIKIAFLCSGPLTDKKIWSGTIYQMYQAFLAQDFEVEWVPVNRFSPLESNFFLIIEKFHKKIFNRGFNRNHFLAKAFSASRKLQNNLKPSDADVIFAPTTIADIAFLKTSKPILYLNDATFHQLLNYYDGMSGFGWLSKKTTVLIEKLALQKSDNLVFSSSWAAKHAVDFYKIPENKVNVIKFGSNSTAPQQIADKDYNSEIVFLFLGVEWERKGGQIALDTVKILRKRNYPVKLQVVGCIPPVTDAEVMNVIPFLNKNNPAEAQQIFDFLQNSHFMFMPTRADCTPISFCEAASYGLPVISTNTGGVAAVVESGETGILLPLQANAEEYADEIEILLRDPNQIEKYSLNARKKYEEELNWTVWGKEMGRIVEGLLVKK; via the coding sequence ATGACAAAAAAAATTAAAATCGCATTTCTTTGTAGTGGTCCACTAACAGACAAGAAAATCTGGTCCGGAACTATTTACCAAATGTACCAAGCTTTCTTGGCACAGGATTTTGAAGTGGAATGGGTTCCAGTAAACCGATTTAGTCCTTTAGAATCTAATTTTTTTTTGATAATTGAAAAGTTTCATAAAAAAATATTTAACCGCGGATTCAACCGAAATCACTTTTTAGCGAAAGCTTTTTCTGCCTCTCGAAAACTTCAGAACAACTTAAAACCTTCGGATGCAGATGTAATTTTTGCACCGACAACGATTGCAGATATCGCATTTTTGAAAACCAGCAAACCGATTCTTTATCTCAATGATGCCACCTTTCATCAACTCCTCAACTATTATGATGGAATGAGTGGATTTGGATGGCTTTCAAAAAAAACGACCGTATTAATAGAAAAATTAGCACTACAAAAATCTGACAATTTAGTTTTTTCTTCTAGTTGGGCAGCGAAACATGCGGTCGATTTTTATAAAATTCCAGAGAACAAAGTCAACGTGATTAAATTTGGCTCAAACTCAACTGCACCTCAACAAATTGCTGATAAAGATTACAACAGTGAAATCGTGTTTCTTTTTTTAGGCGTAGAATGGGAACGAAAAGGTGGTCAAATCGCTTTAGATACAGTGAAAATATTGCGCAAAAGAAACTATCCTGTGAAGTTACAAGTAGTGGGATGTATTCCGCCTGTAACAGATGCAGAAGTGATGAATGTAATTCCTTTTTTAAATAAAAACAATCCTGCGGAGGCTCAACAGATTTTTGATTTTTTACAAAACTCTCATTTTATGTTTATGCCAACAAGAGCAGACTGTACTCCTATTTCATTTTGTGAAGCAGCGAGTTACGGATTACCTGTAATTTCTACCAACACGGGCGGTGTTGCAGCTGTAGTGGAATCTGGAGAAACAGGAATACTTTTACCTTTACAAGCAAATGCAGAGGAATATGCTGACGAAATTGAGATTTTACTTCGTGATCCGAATCAAATAGAAAAATATTCTTTGAATGCTCGGAAAAAATATGAAGAAGAGTTGAATTGGACGGTTTGGGGTAAAGAAATGGGAAGAATTGTAGAAGGTTTATTAGTGAAAAAATAG